In Heterodontus francisci isolate sHetFra1 chromosome 30, sHetFra1.hap1, whole genome shotgun sequence, a genomic segment contains:
- the LOC137346809 gene encoding spindle and kinetochore-associated protein 2-like isoform X2 — protein sequence MQVLMLFQKAESDLDYIERKLEFEIVKNLPQNAQENPVKLLEQLRVIKSRYHSLSTEADQIAVKQKEAVDFIHSQLATTLQLVQKLQGQSDLKSFPLTEDEQWAMQKILKSEVLAGGGPSEEPCAEPSISQQVEAEFEPITEKMFLSVPKNVRLTVKLADLNTFYRQLFDHFIKNKNSCALSVMQMNKLNMKATESKLKTLKALEVLQLDKKGRVRLSMQHS from the exons TTCCAGAAGGCAGAGTCTGACCTGGATTATATCGAGCGCAAACTAGAGTTTGAAATAGTGAAAAATCTTCCTCAGAACGCACAG GAAAATCCAGTAAAACTGCTGGAACAACTGAGGGTAATAAAATCTCGTTATCACTCATTATCTACGGAAGCCGATCAGATTGCTGTTAAACAGAAAGAAGCTGTGGATTTCATCCATTCGCAACTTGCTACCACGTTGCAGTTGGTGCAGAAGCTGCAGGGGCAGAGTGATCTTAAG TCTTTTCCGCTAACTGAGGATGAGCAATGGGCTATGCAGAAGATTCTGAAGTCTGAGgttttggctggaggaggccccAGTGAG GAACCTTGTGCAGAGCCTTCAATATCACAGCAGGTGGAAG CTGAGTTTGAACCGATCACTGAGAAGATGTTCTTGTCTGTACCAAAAAACGTAAGGCTGACTGTGAAGCTTGCTGACTTGAACACATTTTATCGGCAGCTCTTTGACCACTTCATAAAGAACAAAAATAG ttGTGCGCTGAGTGTGATGCAGATGAACAAGCTCAACATGAAAGCAACCGAATCCAAGTTAAAAACGTTAAAAGCTCTTGAAGTCCTTCAGCTGGATAAGAAGGGTCGTGTCCGGCTCTCCATGCAACACTCGTAA
- the LOC137346809 gene encoding spindle and kinetochore-associated protein 2-like isoform X3: MSYFQKAESDLDYIERKLEFEIVKNLPQNAQENPVKLLEQLRVIKSRYHSLSTEADQIAVKQKEAVDFIHSQLATTLQLVQKLQGQSDLKSFPLTEDEQWAMQKILKSEVLAGGGPSEEPCAEPSISQQVEAEFEPITEKMFLSVPKNVRLTVKLADLNTFYRQLFDHFIKNKNSCALSVMQMNKLNMKATESKLKTLKALEVLQLDKKGRVRLSMQHS, encoded by the exons TTCCAGAAGGCAGAGTCTGACCTGGATTATATCGAGCGCAAACTAGAGTTTGAAATAGTGAAAAATCTTCCTCAGAACGCACAG GAAAATCCAGTAAAACTGCTGGAACAACTGAGGGTAATAAAATCTCGTTATCACTCATTATCTACGGAAGCCGATCAGATTGCTGTTAAACAGAAAGAAGCTGTGGATTTCATCCATTCGCAACTTGCTACCACGTTGCAGTTGGTGCAGAAGCTGCAGGGGCAGAGTGATCTTAAG TCTTTTCCGCTAACTGAGGATGAGCAATGGGCTATGCAGAAGATTCTGAAGTCTGAGgttttggctggaggaggccccAGTGAG GAACCTTGTGCAGAGCCTTCAATATCACAGCAGGTGGAAG CTGAGTTTGAACCGATCACTGAGAAGATGTTCTTGTCTGTACCAAAAAACGTAAGGCTGACTGTGAAGCTTGCTGACTTGAACACATTTTATCGGCAGCTCTTTGACCACTTCATAAAGAACAAAAATAG ttGTGCGCTGAGTGTGATGCAGATGAACAAGCTCAACATGAAAGCAACCGAATCCAAGTTAAAAACGTTAAAAGCTCTTGAAGTCCTTCAGCTGGATAAGAAGGGTCGTGTCCGGCTCTCCATGCAACACTCGTAA
- the LOC137346809 gene encoding spindle and kinetochore-associated protein 2-like isoform X1, with amino-acid sequence MEAAVNKLAAMFQKAESDLDYIERKLEFEIVKNLPQNAQENPVKLLEQLRVIKSRYHSLSTEADQIAVKQKEAVDFIHSQLATTLQLVQKLQGQSDLKSFPLTEDEQWAMQKILKSEVLAGGGPSEEPCAEPSISQQVEAEFEPITEKMFLSVPKNVRLTVKLADLNTFYRQLFDHFIKNKNSCALSVMQMNKLNMKATESKLKTLKALEVLQLDKKGRVRLSMQHS; translated from the exons TTCCAGAAGGCAGAGTCTGACCTGGATTATATCGAGCGCAAACTAGAGTTTGAAATAGTGAAAAATCTTCCTCAGAACGCACAG GAAAATCCAGTAAAACTGCTGGAACAACTGAGGGTAATAAAATCTCGTTATCACTCATTATCTACGGAAGCCGATCAGATTGCTGTTAAACAGAAAGAAGCTGTGGATTTCATCCATTCGCAACTTGCTACCACGTTGCAGTTGGTGCAGAAGCTGCAGGGGCAGAGTGATCTTAAG TCTTTTCCGCTAACTGAGGATGAGCAATGGGCTATGCAGAAGATTCTGAAGTCTGAGgttttggctggaggaggccccAGTGAG GAACCTTGTGCAGAGCCTTCAATATCACAGCAGGTGGAAG CTGAGTTTGAACCGATCACTGAGAAGATGTTCTTGTCTGTACCAAAAAACGTAAGGCTGACTGTGAAGCTTGCTGACTTGAACACATTTTATCGGCAGCTCTTTGACCACTTCATAAAGAACAAAAATAG ttGTGCGCTGAGTGTGATGCAGATGAACAAGCTCAACATGAAAGCAACCGAATCCAAGTTAAAAACGTTAAAAGCTCTTGAAGTCCTTCAGCTGGATAAGAAGGGTCGTGTCCGGCTCTCCATGCAACACTCGTAA